In Carya illinoinensis cultivar Pawnee chromosome 9, C.illinoinensisPawnee_v1, whole genome shotgun sequence, the following are encoded in one genomic region:
- the LOC122275244 gene encoding gibberellin 2-beta-dioxygenase yields the protein MVVLSLPAALDDYSLIQTRKPPGLFPGIPVVDLSDPDAKTLIAEACEFGIFKVVNHGVPVEFMNRLEAEALRFFNLPQSEKDRAGPPDPFGYGSKRIGPNGDVGWIEYILLNTNPEVISHKSFSIFQENPEIFRSAVDCYVSAVKKMACEVLELVADGLEIKPRNVLSKLLRDEKSDSCFRLNYYPPCPELQALNGRNLVGFGEHTDPQIISVLRSNNTSGLQICLRDGTWVTVPPDQTSFFINVGDSLQVMSNGRFKSVKHRVLADHTKSRISMIYFGGPPLSEKIAPLPSLLAEGEESNYKEFSWWEYKRSAYKSRLGDDRLGLFEKSASQ from the exons ATGGTGGTTCTTTCTCTGCCTGCAGCATTAGACGACTACTCTTTGATACAGACACGCAAGCCCCCCGGCTTGTTCCCTGGAATTCCAGTGGTGGACCTCTCAGACCCTGATGCCAAGACCCTTATAGCAGAGGCCTGTGAATTTGGGATCTTCAAGGTGGTCAATCATGGAGTCCCAGTGGAGTTCATGAACAGGTTGGAAGCCGAAGCCCTCCGGTTCTTCAACTTGCCCCAGTCTGAGAAAGACAGGGCTGGCCCTCCCGACCCATTTGGTTATGGCAGCAAGAGAATCGGTCCCAACGGTGACGTGGGTTGGATTGAATATATCCTCCTTAACACCAATCCTGAAGTCATCTCCCACAAGTCATTTTCCATTTTCCAGGAAAACCCAGAAATATTCCG GTCTGCTGTGGATTGTTATGTTTCAGCAGTGAAGAAGATGGCTTGTGAAGTGCTGGAATTGGTAGCCGATGGGCTGGAGATTAAGCCGAGGAATGTGTTGAGCAAGCTTTTGAGGGATGAGAAGAGCGACTCTTGTTTCAGGCTAAACTACTACCCACCATGCCCAGAGCTCCAAGCATTGAACGGAAGAAATTTGGTTGGGTTTGGGGAGCACACAGACCCTCAGATAATTTCTGTCCTAAGATCTAACAACACCTCAGGCCTGCAAATATGTCTGAGAGATGGGACTTGGGTTACAGTTCCTCCTGACCAGACCTCCTTTTTCATCAATGTTGGTGACTCCTTGCAG GTAATGAGTAATGGGAGGTTTAAGAGTGTGAAGCATAGGGTTTTGGCTGACCATACAAAATCAAGGATTTCAATGATCTACTTTGGAGGGCCACCTTTGAGTGAAAAGATAGCACCTTTACCCTCACTGCTGGCGGAAGGAGAAGAAAGCAATTACAAGGAGTTCTCCTGGTGGGAATACAAAAGGTCTGCATATAAGTCAAGGTTGGGTGATGATAGACTAGGTCTCTTTGAGAAATCTGCCAGCCAATGA